One part of the Aspergillus luchuensis IFO 4308 DNA, chromosome 5, nearly complete sequence genome encodes these proteins:
- a CDS encoding putative metallo-beta-lactamase domain protein (COG:S;~EggNog:ENOG410PG1P;~InterPro:IPR036866,IPR036388,IPR041516,IPR001279;~PFAM:PF17778,PF00753) gives MATQLVSLAEVERLSASVVRILGGNPGKFTLQGTNTYLIGRGRQRILIDTGQGEPSWAARLKTLLAEENATVHQALLTHWHPDHVKGVPDLLALCPDAIIYKNDPDLGQESIEDGQIFSVEGATLRAYHTPGHTVDHMMFVLEEEDSVFTGDHVLGHGTSVFEDLSSYISSLKRMQNRVSGRGYPGHGAVIENATAKITEYIKHRQQREDEVVRVLRYNHLDVADGEASPERKRSWTPLELVKVIYKDVPESLHLPASNGVLLVLKKLEDEGRVSRDADGRWVLETGRSAL, from the exons ATGGCTACCCAGCTAGTCTCtctggcggaggtggagaggCTCAGCGCCTCGGTCGTACGGATATTGGGGGGCAATCCCGGCAAG TTCACTCTGCAAG GCACGAATACGTATCTAATCGGGCGAGGTCGTCAACGCATCCTCATTGACACCGGTCAGGGTGAACCGTCGTGGGCAGCCCGGCTCAAGACTCTTTTGGCAGAAGAGAATGCAACTGTGCATCAGGCACTCCTCACGCATTGGCATCCAGACCATGTTAAAGGCGTTCCTGACCTCTTAGCATTATGTCCGGACGCTATCATCTACAAGAATGATCCTGACCTCGGCCAAGAGAGCATTGAAGACGGTCAGATCTTCAGTGTTGAAGGTGCAACACTACGAGCATACCATACCCCGGGTCATACGGTTGACCATATGATGTTTGTccttgaggaagaagattctGTCTTTACGGGTGATC ATGTCTTGGGCCATGGCACGAGTGTCTTTGAGGACCTCTCGTCCTATATATCTAGCCTAAAGCGAATGCAGAACCGGGTTTCGGGTCGCGGCTATCCTGGCCACGGAGCTGTCATCGAGAATGCGACAGCAAAGATCACAGAGTACATCAAGCACCGCCAACAGCGAGAGGATGAAGTGGTTCGCGTTCTCCGATATAATCACCTCGATGTTGCAGATGGGGAAGCATCCCCGGAGCGTAAACGGTCCTGGACCCCACTGGAACTAGTCAAGGTGATTTACAAAGATGTGCCGGAAAGCCTTCATCTGCCTGCTTCTAATGGAGTGTTGCTTGTTCTGAAGAAATTAGAGGACGAAGGCCGGGTGAGCCGAGATGCTGATGGGCGATGGGTTCTGGAAACTGGACGATCTGCGCTTTGA
- the acoA gene encoding aconitate hydratase ACO1 (COG:C;~EggNog:ENOG410PGE5;~InterPro:IPR001030,IPR018136,IPR006248,IPR036008, IPR015931,IPR015932,IPR015928,IPR000573;~PFAM:PF00694,PF00330;~go_function: GO:0003994 - aconitate hydratase activity [Evidence IEA];~go_function: GO:0051539 - 4 iron, 4 sulfur cluster binding [Evidence IEA];~go_process: GO:0006099 - tricarboxylic acid cycle [Evidence IEA]), with product MITTRLARMGALAPKSRLMLGARGMATVTDSPLDKKVEMCNLEKGNYINYKKMSENLDIVRRRLSRPLTYAEKVLYSHLDDPHGQEIERGSSYLKLRPDRVACQDATAQMAILQFMSAGMPSVATPTTVHCDHLIEAQVGGDKDLARANDINKEVYDFLASATAKYNIGFWKPGSGIIHQIVLENYAFPGGLMIGTDSHTPNAGGLATAAIGVGGADAVDVMAGLPWELKAPKVIGVKLTGQMSGWTTPKDIILKVAGLLTVKGGTGAIIEYHGPGVNSLSCTGMATICNMGAEIGATTSMFPFNDRMYDYLKATKRQHIGNFSREYAKELREDEGAEYDQLIEINLSELEPHVNGPFTPDLATPISKFKEAVDANKWPEELKVGLIGSCTNSSYEDMSRAASIAQDALDHGLKSKSLFTVTPGSEQIRATIERDGQLKTLEEYGGVILANACGPCIGQWDRKDVKKGEPNSIISSYNRNFTGRNDANPATHAFVASPDLVVAMTVAGTLKFNPLTDKLKDKDGKEFMLKPPTGEGLPAQGYDPGRDTYQAPPTNRDGVNVAVSPSSDRLQILAGFEKWDGKDATDIPILIKCQGKTTTDHISMAGPWLKYRGHLDNISNNMLIGAINAENGEANKVKNAFTGEYDAVPATARDYKARGIKWVVIGDWNYGEGSSREHAALEPRHLGGLAIITRSFARIHETNLKKQGMLPLTFSDPADYDKIKPEDKVDLLCTELEVGKPVTLRVHPKDGASFDIKLSHTFNESQIEWFRDGSALNTMARKAGN from the exons ATGATTACCACAAGGCTTGCGCGCATGGGTGCGCTG GCCCCTAAGTCCCGCCTT ATGCTCGGGGCTCGGGGTATGGCCACCGTCACCGACTCTCCCCTCGACAAGAAGGTCGAGATGTGCAACCTGGAGAAG GGTAACTACATCAACTACAA GAAGATGTCCGAGAACCTCGACATTGTTCGTCGTCGTCTGAGCCGTCCTCTCACCTACGCCGAGAAGGTTCTGTACTCTCACCTTGACGACCCCCACGGACAGGAGATCGAGCGTGGCAGCTCTTATCTCAAGCTGCGCCCCGACCGTGTCGCTTGCCAGGATGCCACTGCCCAGATGGCTATCCTCCAGTTCATGTCCGCTGGCATGCCCTCCGTCGCTACTCCCACTACCGTCCACTGTGACCACTTGATTGAGGCCCAGGTCGGTGGCGACAAGGATCTTGCTCGTGCCAACGACATCAACAAGGAAGTCTACGACTTCCTTGCCTCTGCTACTGCTAAGTACAACATCGGTTTCTGGAAGCCCGGTTCCGGTATCATCCACCAGATCGTTCTGGAGAACTACGCTTTCCCCGGTGGTCTGATGATCGGTACCGACTCTCACACCCCCAACGCTGGTGGTCTCGCCACTGCTGCcatcggtgttggtggtgctgatgccGTTGATGTCATGGCCGGTCTCCCTTGGGAGCTGAAGGCCCCCAAGGTCATCGGTGTTAAGCTTACCGGCCAGATGTCTGGCTGGACTACTCCTAAGG ATATCATCCTCAAGGTTGCTGGTCTCCTCACCGTCAAGGGCGGTACTGGCGCTATCATCGAGTACCACGGACCTGGTGTCAACTCCCTGTCCTGCACTGGTATGGCCACCATCTGTAACATGGGTGCTGAGATTGGTGCCACCACCTCCATGTTCCCCTTCAACGACCGCATGTACGACTACCTGAAGGCCACCAAGCGTCAGCACATTGGTAACTTCTCCCGCGAGTACGCCAAGGAGCTCcgcgaggatgagggtgctGAGTACGACCAGCTGATTGAGATCAACCTGTCTGAGCTCGAGCCCCACGTTAACGGTCCCTTCACTCCTGACTTGGCCACCCCCATCTCCAAGTTCAAGGAGGCCGTTGATGCCAACAAGTGGCCCGAGGAGCTGAAGGTCGGTCTTATCGGCTCTtgcaccaactcctcctaCGAGGACATGTCCCGTGCCGCCTCCATCGCTCAGGACGCCCTTGACCACGGTCTCAAGTCCAAGTCCCTCTTCACCGTCACCCCCGGTTCCGAGCAGATCCGCGCTACCATTGAGCGCGATGGTCAGCTCAAGACCCTCGAGGAGTACGGTGGTGTCATCCTTGCCAACGCCTGCGGTCCTTGCATTGGACAGTGGGATCGTAAGGACGTCAAGAAGGGTGAGCCCAACTCTATCATCTCCTCCTACAACCGTAACTTCACCGGTCGTAACGATGCCAACCCCGCCACCCACGCTTTCGTCGCCTCTCCCGACCTTGTCGTCGCCATGACCGTTGCCGGTACTCTTAAGTTCAACCCTCTCACCGACAAGCTGAAGGACAAGGACGGCAAGGAGTTCATGCTCAAGCCTCCCACCGGTGAGGGTCTCCCTGCTCAGGGCTACGACCCCGGCCGTGACACCTACCAGGCTCCTCCCACCAACCGCGACGGCGTCAACGTCGCTGTCTCTCCTTCCAGTGACCGTCTCCAGATCCTTGCTGGTTTCGAGAAGTGGGATGGCAAGGATGCCACTGACATCCCTATCCTGATCAAGTGCCAGGGCAAGACTACCACCGATCACATCTCCATGGCTGGCCCGTGGTTGAAGTACCGTGGTCACCTTGacaacatctccaacaacaTGCTGATCGGTGCCATCAACGCCGAGAACGGTGAGGCCAACAAGGTCAAGAACGCCTTCACCGGCGAGTACGATGCTGTCCCCGCTACTGCCCGTGACTACAAGGCCCGTGGCATCAAGTGGGTTGTCATCGGTGACTGGAACTACGGTGAGGGTTCTTCCCGTGAGCACGCCGCTCTGGAGCCCCGCCACCTTGGTGGTcttgccatcatcacccgCTCCTTCGCTCGTATC CACGAGACCAacctgaagaagcagggTATGCTTCCTCTTACCTTCTCCGACCCCGCCGACTACGACAAGATCAAGCCCGAGGACAAGGTCGACCTCCTCTGCACTGAGCTCGAGGTTGGCAAGCCCGTCACCCTGCGTGTCCACCCCAAGGACGGTGCCTCCTTCGACATCAAGCTCAGCCACACCTTCAACGAGTCCCAGATTGAGTGGTTCCGCGATGGTTCCGCCCTCAACACCATGGCCCGCAAGGCTGGTAACTAA
- the BUD20 gene encoding putative C2H2 finger domain protein (COG:A;~EggNog:ENOG410PMXD;~InterPro:IPR036236,IPR013087,IPR022755,IPR003604;~PFAM:PF12171;~go_function: GO:0003676 - nucleic acid binding [Evidence IEA];~go_function: GO:0008270 - zinc ion binding [Evidence IEA]) has protein sequence MGAVRKIKTKRRTRDYDQVRADIASARHLELYKATKDEEDLPGLGKHYCVECSKWFESEHNMAAHTKGKNHKRRLRILREEAHTQKAAEAAVGLGTDNGVRSQETTEMVIMED, from the exons ATGGGAGCTGTTAGGAAAATCAAGACGAAGCGCAGGACCAG AGATTATGATCAGGTCCGGGCTGATATCGCGTCCGCGAGACACCTTGAACTATACAAAGCTACGAAAGACGAAGAGGACCTTCCCGGCCTAGGAAAGCATTATTGCGTCGAGTGCTCCAAATGGTTTGAGAGCGAGCATAATATGGCCGCCCATACGAAGGGCAAGAACCACAAGAGAAG ACTCCGCATCTTGCGCGAAGAGGCACACACAcagaaggctgctgaggctgccGTCGGCTTGGGTACAGACAACGGTGTGAGGTCGCAAGAGACCACCGAGATGGTCATTATGGAGGATTAG
- a CDS encoding putative mitochondrial carrier protein (COG:C;~EggNog:ENOG410PI84;~InterPro:IPR018108,IPR023395,IPR002067;~PFAM:PF00153;~TransMembrane:2 (o6-25i55-77o);~go_process: GO:0055085 - transmembrane transport [Evidence IEA]) produces the protein MSSDFWAGYLSGAIGIIIGNPLDVIKVRLQAGRAPDIAASTTPQQLSRFDSATSLVRGAAAPILGYGALNALLFVAYNRSLKFLDSSIIDPTNPQGVSLSKIWLAGAAGGVASWTVSSPTEFIKCRAQLDSRPGVSSWTVAKDIVRTRGWTGLYFGGGVTCARDAIGYGFYFWSYEYCKRLTASNDDDATMTATKVLLCGGIAGIVTWASVFPLDVIKTRLQARTIELSPEHRPLMQPSAKPYTASSIQIAKEAYLNEGLKAFYRGLGVCSVRAFIVNAVQWATYEWLMKYLQNP, from the exons ATGTCTTCCGATTTCTGGGCTGGCTACCTTAGCGGTGCCATTggaatcatcatcggcaaTCCCCTCGATGTCATCAAAGTGCGGTTGCAGGCAGGACGCGCTCCAGATATCGCCGCATCAACCACACCCCAGCAATTGAGTCGCTTTGATAGCGCTACTTCCCTGGTTCGAG GCGCCGCTGCCCCAATCCTCGGATATGGGGCACTCAATGCACTACTCTTTGTGGCTTATAACCGATCATTGAAGTTCCTGGATAGTTCAATCATTGACCCTACAAACCCACAAGGTGTCTCCTTAAGCAAGATCTGGCTTGCCGGTGCTGCAGGTGGGGTGGCCAGCTGGACTGTGTCATCTCCGACGGAGTTCATCAAATGTAGGGCCCAGCTTGACTCACGCCCCGGGGTGTCGTCATGGACGGTTGCGAAAGACATTGTCCGAACACGCGGCTGGACGGGCCTTTATTTCGGAGGAGGGGTCACTTGTGCGAGAGACGCAATTGGCTATGGGTTTTA CTTTTGGTCTTATGAATACTGCAAGCGGCTTACGGCCTCtaatgacgatgatgcgACCATGACTGCTACGAAAGTCTTATTATGCGGTGGCATTGCTGGCATTGTTACCTGGGCCTCTGTCTTCCCTCTAGATGTGATCAAGACAAGACTGCAGGCGAGAACGATTGAATTGTCCCCTGAACATCGCCCCTTGATGCAGCCTTCCGCTAAGCCATACACCGCAAGCTCCATCCAGATTGCCAAAGAAGCGTATCTCAATGAAGGACTCAAAGCCTTCTATCGCGGCCTAGGGGTTTGTAGTGTGAGAGCCTTCATAGTCAATGCTGTTCAG TGGGCAACATACGAGTGGCTGATGAAGTATTTACAAAATCCATAA
- the RAD54 gene encoding DNA-dependent ATPase RAD54 (COG:L;~EggNog:ENOG410PG5P;~InterPro:IPR038718,IPR000330,IPR027417,IPR001650, IPR013967,IPR014001;~PFAM:PF00176,PF00271,PF04851,PF08658;~go_function: GO:0005524 - ATP binding [Evidence IEA];~go_function: GO:0016817 - hydrolase activity, acting on acid anhydrides [Evidence IEA]), with amino-acid sequence MYRPRPVVNQDGAGTPSKPLQASSTNSVDRLSKPFKCPGLATATRASDKPARKRRKVNYAGADGTVDDDSVKPYTNEDRLALATRDANRFPSFKVKDKEMTFRQKFKIPLINKSSDAYNSSRPAPTLGMRQGATFVVKPLHDPSGEFAIVLYDPTVDDVNEPESKEEATADAEEQKPKLDEPLVHKSLADILGLKKKTEGRPKVPVVIDPRLAKVLRPHQVEGVKFLYRCTTGMVDKNANGCIMADGMGLGKTLQCISLMWTLLKQSPEAGVTTIQKCIIACPSSLVGNWANELVKWLGKDAITPFAVDGKASKTELISQMKQWAIASGRSIVRPVLIISYETLRLYVDTLRDSPIGLLLCDEGHRLKNKESLTWTALNGLNVQRRVILSGTPIQNDLSEYFALLHFANPNLLGSQNEFRKRFELPILRGRDAAGTEEDLKKGDERLAELSSIVNKFIIRRTNDILSKYLPVKYEHVVFCNMSEFQLGLYKHFIQSPEIKSLLRGKGSQPLKAIGLLKKLCNHPDLLNLSNDLPGCEYTFPEDYVPPEARGRDRDIKSWYSGKMMVLDRMLARIRQDTNDKIVLISNYTQTLDLFEKLCRTRGYGSLRLDGTMTVGKRQKLVDKFNNPDGEEFVFLLSSKAGGCGLNLIGANRLVLFDPDWNPAADQQALARVWRDGQKKDCFVYRFIATGSIEEKIFQRQSHKQSLSSCVVDSAEDVERHFSLESLRELFQFKPETRSDTHDTFKCKRCRPEGTQYIKAPAMLYGDTSTWNHFVNDGEHGALSKIQDLLIRQETGERDVSAVFQYISH; translated from the exons AT GTACCGGCCACGGCCAGTCGTAAACCAAGATGGTGCAGGCACACCGTCCAAGCCGCTGCAGGCCAGCTCCACGAACAGCGTCGACCGTCTATCGAAACCCTTCAAATGTCCTGGCCTAGCCACGGCTACACGAGCATCAGACAAGCCAGCGAGGAAGCGTAGGAAGGTGAACTATGCAGGGGCCGATGGCACGGTGGACGACGACAGCGTCAAGCCTTATACAAACGAGGACCGCTTAGCGCTGGCAACAAGAGATGCGAACAGGTTTCCTAGCTTCAAGGTCAAGGACAAAGAGATGACATTCAGGCAAAAATTTAAGATTCCTCTGATCAATAAGTCGTCTGATGCCTATAATAGCTCTAGGCCAGCGCCTACGCTTGGTATGAGGCAAGGCGCTACATTTGTTGTGAAGCCACTGCATGATCCGAGCGGGGAGTTTGCTATAGTACTATATGATCCAACAGTCGATGATGTCAATGAGCCAGAATCGAAGGAAGAGGCCACAGCCGATGCagaggagcagaagccaAAATTGGATGAGCCATTGGTACACAAGAGCTTGGCAGATATTCTTGGgctcaagaagaagactgaAGGGCGACCGAAGGTCCCGGTTGTTATAGATCCACGACTGGCGAAAGTGCTACGGCCTCACCAGGTTGAGGGTGTCAAG TTTCTTTATCGTTGTACAACTGGCATGGTTGACAAGAATGCGAATGGTTGCATCATGGCAGATGGGATGGGTCTGGGCAAAACG CTTCAATGTATCTCATTGATGTGGACTCTACTCAAGCAGTCCCCGGAAGCGGGAGTAACAACCATACAGAAGTGCATCATCGCTTGCCCGTCAAGTTTGGTTGGAAATTGGGCCAATGAACTTG TGAAATGGTTGGGCAAGGATGCCATCACACCATTTGCGGTCGACGGTAAAGCCTCGAAGACGGAGCTCATCAGTCAGATGAAACAATGGGCCATTGCTTCGGGTCGGTCTATTGTCAGACCAGTACTCATTATTTCATATGAAACACTCCGGCTATATGTCGATACACTGAGAGACAGTCCCATCGGCCTACTTCTTTGTGACGAAGGACATCGATTGAAGAACAAGGAGAGTTTGACATGGACAGCGCTCAACGGCCTGAATGTACAGCGTCGGGTGATTTTGTCAGGCACTCCCATTCAGAACGATCTCTCGGAATACTTTGCTCTTCTCCATTTTGCGAATCCTAATCTACTGGGGTCGCAGAATGAGTTCCGGAAAAGGTTCGAATTGCCTATTCTTAGAGGAAGAGACGCCGCAGGAACCGAAGAAGACCTCAAGAAGGGTGATGAGCGCCTTGCCGAACTCTCCAGCATCGTAAACAAGTTTATCATACGACGCACGAACGACATTTTGTCAAAGTACTTGCCCGTCAAGTACGAACATGTTGTTTTCTGCAACATGTCCGAATTCCAACTGGGCCTCTATAAGCATTTCATTCAAAGTCCCGAAATCAAAAGCTTACTCCGCGGAAAGGGAAGTCAACCCTTAAAGGCAATCGGCCTTCTAAAGAAACTTTGCAATCACCCGGATCTCCTTAATCTCTCTAATGACCTTCCGGGTTGCGAGTACACCTTCCCGGAGGACTATGTCCCGCCGGAAGCACGAGGGCGTGATAGAGATATCAAATCTTGGTATTCAGGAAAGATGATGGTCTTGGATCGAATGCTAGCGCGCATTCGCCAGGATACTAATGACAAGATTGTTTTGATTAGCAACTACACCCAGACCCTCGACCTATTTGAGAAGTTGTGCAGAACCCGGGGGTACGGCTCCTTGCGACTAGACGGAACCATGACGGTTGGGAAACGACAGAAGCTGGTCGACAAGTTCAATAACCCCGACGGGGAAGAGTTTGTCTTCCTGTTGAGCAGTAAGGCTGGTGGCTGCGGCCTGAACCTAATAGGTGCAAACCGCCTTGTTCTTTTTGATCCCGATTGGAATCCAGCTGCCGATCAGCAAGCTTTGGCACGAGTGTGGCGTGACGGCCAGAAGAAAGACTGTTTTGTCTACCGTTTCATCGCGACTGGATCGAttgaggagaagatctttCAGCGTCAGTCCCATAAACAGTCACTTTCTTCGTGCGTCGTGGATTCGGCGGAGGATGTCGAACGACACTTCTCGCTGGAATCCCTCCGAGAGCTCTTCCAATTCAAACCGGAAACGCGGAGCGATACACATGACACGTTCAAATGCAAGCGATGCCGACCGGAGGGAACACAATACATCAAGGCGCCAGCCATGTTGTACGGTGACACTAGTACTTGGAATCATTTTGTCAATGACGGAGAGCATGGGGCTCTCAGCAAGATCCAAGACTTGCTGATACGTCAAGAGACTGGAGAGCGTGATGTCTCTGCCGTTTTTCAGTATATCAGCCATTGA
- a CDS encoding VAC14 family protein (BUSCO:EOG09260M87;~COG:L;~EggNog:ENOG410PFWP;~InterPro:IPR016024,IPR011989,IPR021133,IPR026825, IPR021841;~PFAM:PF02985,PF11916,PF12755;~go_component: GO:0070772 - PAS complex [Evidence IEA];~go_process: GO:0006661 - phosphatidylinositol biosynthetic process [Evidence IEA]): MDHSIQRSLNDKLYDRRKQGALELEKVVRDAAFRGQHEEIQKIVDQLCHDYAYAVHQPHARNGGLIGLAAASIALGSEGVAPYLKEIVPPVLACFSDQDARVRYYACESMYNIAKVAKGEVLLFFNEIFDALSKLASDSELSVKNGAELLDRLVKDIVSESAASHISVLQLSEKEATDPEGLDDAELPTAFSLPKFIPLLKERIHVISAFTRTFLVSWLTLLDTIPDLELISYLPEFLGGLIKFLGDPNRDVNVATQALLDRFLSEIKRIARLKKGIEESRKGQGSDIRQSTTSDSMSVATTTDQTVAVESEVTDNAIEDSEAGSVTDEEGLHVDGDWIPGQDVQIDYAKILDILVGFVDTSFVEEMQLTALRWIDNFFEISPEDILPFVPRLLTQVLPAMSSGSDQVRQAANRVNTSLMEYIVTLSEDTVDESRQAALKSTSKENTERRSSTPVSKPPETPSSESKKQLSQPEASVEQTPRSSMSTPLPPADLDYAAAVNSLTLQFLNENEATRVAALSWLIMLHRKAPKKVIAFNDGTFPALLKTLSDPAEAVVTKDLQLLSQISRNSEDSYFKSFMVNLLQLFSTDRHLLEVRGNLIIRQLCMNLSPERIYRTLADCLEKEEDIEFASIMVQNLNNNLITAPELSELRKRLRNLDAKDGQMFFVALFRSWCHNAVSTFSLCLLAQAYEQAYNLLQVFAELEMTVNMLIQIDKLVQLLESPVFTYLRLQLLEPERYPYLYKCLYGVLMLLPQSSAFAALKNRLNSVSSIGLIHTGPRQTTLSSSSTTSSTSTYDRSTNSRLKRDDPPIRWVELLDKFKTVQEKARRSQRASQRPFDADGPSSSSNNNNNNNNASDQVRGGGSTRDRVSALPDTPRGLAGGGNTGGAGNEGGSGGRGTNEGGAGKSSPGGILGGAHRHKSSLSNLGRLGIGGRKSKR, encoded by the exons ATGGATCACTCAATTCAGCGCTCGCTGAATGATAAGCTCTACGACCGGAGGAAACAGGGGGCCCTGGA ACTCGAGAAGGTCGTCCGCGATGCTGCTTTCAGGGGTCAACACGAGGAGATCCAAAAGATTGTCGACCAACTCTGCCATGACTACGCCTATGCGGTACACCAACCTCACGCGAGAAACGGCGGTTTAATCGGACTTGCTGCGGCTTCCATAGCATTAGGATCC GAAGGGGTTGCTCCTTATCTGAAGGAAATCGTACCGCcggtgcttgcttgcttttccGATCAAGATGCCCGAGTCAGGTATTATGCTTGCGAGAGCATGTACAACATTGCCAAAGTTGCGAAAGGCGAGGTGCTACTCTTCTTCAATGAAATATTCGATGCATTGAGCAAG CTAGCTTCCGATTCGGAGCTTTCGGTCAAAAACGGCGCAGAACTCCTCGATAGACTCGTCAAAGACATCGTATCGGAATCCGCGGCCTCCCATATCTCCGTCTTACAGCTCAGCGAAAAGGAAGCAACAGATCCTGAAGGCTTAGACGATGCTGAACTTCCTACCGCTTTTTCGCTACCTAAATTCATCCCTTTGCTCAAAGAGCGAATCCACGTCATCAGCGCGTTTACCCGCACATTCCTGGTATCATGGTTGACTCTGCTGGATACAATCCCTGATCTGGAGTTGATATCGTATTTGCCGGAATTCCTAGGAGGCTTGATTAAGTTCCTGGGTGATCCGAACAGAGATGTCAACGTCGCTACCCAAGCGCTTCTGGATAGGTTCCTGTCGGAGATTAAGAGGATCGCGCGACTCAAGAAGGGTATCGAAGAAAGCCGGAAAGGTCAAGGCAGCGATATCAGGCAGTCAACTACCAGCGATAGTATGAGCGTTGCGACGACTACCGATCAAACTGTAGCTGTCGAGTCTGAAGTGACAGACAACGCCATAGAGGACTCTGAGGCAGGATCAGTTACCGATGAGGAAGGCTTGCACGTGGATGGGGACTGGATTCCCGGACAAGATGTCCAGATTGACTATGCCAAGATATTAGACATTCTCGTCGGTTTCGTTGATACATCTTTCG TGGAGGAAATGCAGTTGACTGCGCTGCGCTGGATCGACAACTTCTTCGAAATCAGCCCAGAAGACATTCTCCCTTTCGTTCCTCGTCTCCTCACTCAAGTGCTCCCAGCAATGTCCAGTGGTTCGGATCAAGTGCGGCAGGCCGCCAACCGGGTCAACACGTCTTTGATGGAGTATATCGTCACGTTGTCCGAAGATACAGTAGATGAAAGTCGGCAAGCGGCATTGAAAAGTACCAGCAAAGAAAATACGGAGCGAAGGTCGTCTACGCCGGTTAGCAAGCCTCCCGAGACTCCATCGAGTGAATCCAAGAAGCAATTGTCTCAGCCAGAGGCATCAGTCGAACAAACCCCTCGAAGCAGCATGTCAACACCATTACCACCCGCCGACCTCGATTATGCTGCTGCCGTGAACTCCCTTACCCTACAGTTCCTGAACGAAAACGAGGCCACCAGAGTAGCCGCGCTTTCCTGGCTTATAATGTTGCACCGAAAGGCGCCCAAGAAGGTCATTGCATTTAATGATGGCACATTTCCTGCTCTTCTGAAGACACTGTCCGATCCGGCCGAAGCCGTCGTCACCAAAGATCTCCAGCTTCTATCACAGATTTCCAGAAACAGCGAGGACAGTTACTTCAAGTCTTTCATGGTGAatctcctgcagctgttcTCCACGGACAGACACCTGCTCGAGGTACGGGGGAACCTGATTATCCGACAACTGTGCATGAATCTTAGTCCAGAGCGCATATATCGGACGCTGGCAGATTGTctcgagaaggaagag GATATCGAGTTCGCCAGTATCATGGTTCAAAATCTGAACAACAACCTGATAACCGCCCCTGAACTCTCGGAACTGAGAAAGCGCTTAAGGAATCTTGACGCCAAG GATGGGCAGATGTTCTTTGTAGCGCTGTTCCGGTCATGGTGCCACAATGCCGTCTCTACATTCTCCCTCTGTCTACTCGCGCAAGCCTACGAGCAAGCAtacaacctcctccaagtTTT TGCCGAGCTCGAAATGACAGTGAACATGTTAATCCAAATAGACAAGCTAGTTCAACTCCTCGAATCGCCCGTCTTTACCT acctccgcctccagctcctcgaaCCAGAACGATACCCCTACCTCTACAAATGCCTCTACGGCGTCCTCATGCTCCTCCCCCAGAGCTCCGCCTTCGCGGCGCTCAAGAACCGCCTCAACAGCGTCAGCAGCATCGGCCTCATCCACACCGGCCCCCGACA aaccaccctctcctcctcatccaccacctcctccacctccacctacGACCGCTCCACCAACAGCCGACTAAAACGCGACGACCCCCCAATCCGATGGGTCGAGCTCCTCGACAAATTCAAGACGGTGCAAGAGAAAGCCCGCCGGTCTCAACGCGCCTCGCAGCGTCCCTTCGACGCAGACGgtccctcatcctccagcaacaataacaacaataacaacaacgcAAGCGATCAGGTTCGCGGCGGCGGTAGCACCAGAGATCGGGTCTCCGCTTTACCTGATACTCCGCGGGGATTAGCCGGAGGTGGGAATACCGGAGGTGCGGGGAATGaaggtggtagtggtggtcgGGGAACGAACGAAGGGGGTGCGGGTAAATCCTCGCCGGGAGGCATTCTGGGCGGTGCGCATAGACATAAATCTAGTTTGTCGAATCTGGGGAGGTTGGGGATTGGGGGCAGGAAGTCGAAGAGGTGA